The Spodoptera frugiperda isolate SF20-4 chromosome 2, AGI-APGP_CSIRO_Sfru_2.0, whole genome shotgun sequence genome has a window encoding:
- the LOC118268910 gene encoding uncharacterized protein LOC118268910 isoform X7 — translation MTSVEEGETPPEEVPAGNPDELTKNPTALKEAHEQMATLDVLVCGQCHSAFHFVEDFKEHKDANNCTGKSPVRDSNESKAQVWAFLLWKCSSVRDGSTVNTDNSWKLYQQWCRMAEAQRTAWITAGSNVQALSKFAHAKVMEVKTEDQLVPVQTPVQHEVKRRGRPRKTPKPEDSETQPSGEESDDIVKASPGLKNVQKVPIPQNLNKSKELNESVRNAQERVPPEERIARRTERQGDPTEAGEYVVEKILAKRFNPRRKQYEYLLKWEGYPHEQNTWEPVENMETCKHLLEAFEKQLARQKELKALRAQQQQQQQHPVQVKQISTPLPQVVKQVVKKSDSPAVTPSGRLQRTSKVRALDQVKAWCGAEDGEPAAKKVKKELSSEDEDYSDPDSTKGVYIMSKSSGIMKIDSPGKLGPGLNIDQDVIRKQILAAKQKKLEEAKKTSPIRTPMTSQIKKTYGSGGQQVTEKTIITPSGQKIIQRTIQRPAGQGVEGKSPVTILNKKLAQGDSLLRRGGSGRGRGRGGYSVATAGGNIVRIRDKVPVLDFEQSDASSDTSDGIEDPFPRHLGPLPPPSPERELTLCPLTGRRLARAEGEPTPPPTPSPPPTPPPAPEALAGTMLMKVEMSPGGTTGMLVQGDGAQPSLPVLTDEDGTEVKVEASAVKQLLEGGVGVDDGEEVGLLHSGHTPIMIRGEDGVLYQVAGENEAGQTLLVAAEGVEGAVEGVEGAVEGDGDVMYVTREDGQVLAIDPSQLAQLMPGGETAPALQQVAVQVEGEPGEDATQVIAQLLQADLPSPGGTRRVVLMLPDGSLTMTELDKEQYESITEASKAQE, via the exons ATGACTTCGGTAGAAGAAGGCGAGACGCCACCTGAAGAGGTGCCGGCGGGAAATCCAGATGAGCTAACTAAAAACCCGACAGCTCTGAAAG AGGCTCATGAGCAAATGGCAACTCTAGATGTTTTGGTGTGTGGCCAGTGCCACTCAGCATTCCATTTTGTTGAGGATTTTAAAGAACACAAAGATGCCAACAATTGTACTGGAAAATCTCCAGTTAGAGATAGT AATGAAAGTAAAGCGCAAGTGTGGGCTTTCCTTCTATGGAAGTGCTCATCTGTCCGAGATGGCTCCACTGTGAATACAGACAACAGCTGGAAGTTATACCAACAGTGGTGCCGCATGGCGGAGGCCCAAAGGACTGCCTGGATTACAGCCGGATCTAATGTACAGGCCCTGTCTAAATTTGCACATGCTAAAGTT aTGGAAGTTAAGACCGAAGATCAACTGGTTCCTGTTCAAACACCAGTACAGCATGAAGTTAAGAGACGAGGCAGACCGAGGAAGACACCCAAGCCG GAGGACTCTGAAACACAACCCTCAGGGGAAGAAAGTGACGATATTGTTAAAGCTAGCCCTGGACTGAAGAATGTCCAAAAAGTACCAATACCACAAAATCTTAACAAATCTAAG GAGTTGAATGAGTCTGTGCGTAATGCCCAAGAGCGAGTACCACCTGAAGAGCGGATTGCGCGTCGTACTGAGCGCCAGGGCGATCCAACTGAGGCTGGAGAATATGTTGTCGAGAAGATCTTGGCCAAGCGATTTAATCCACGTCGGAAGCAGTATGAATACCTGCTCAAATGGGAAGGATATCCACA TGAGCAAAATACTTGGGAACCAGTGGAAAATATGGAGACTTGTAAACATTTATTGGAGGCTTTTGAAAAGCAGCTGGCACGACAGAAGGAGCTGAAGGCTCTTAGAGCtcagcaacaacaacagcagcagCACCCAGTACAG GTGAAACAAATTAGTACACCCTTGCCTCAAGTTGTCAAGCAAGTGGTAAAGAAATCTGACAGTCCTGCTGTTACACCATCTGG gcGTCTTCAGCGCACAAGTAAAGTTCGCGCTTTAGATCAGGTCAAGGCATGGTGTGGTGCTGAGGATGGTGAACCAGCTGCCAAGAAAGTGAAAAAGGAATTATCTAGTGAAGATGAGGACTACTCTGACCCTGACTCAACTAAAG GTGTCTATATAATGTCGAAGAGTTCAGGAATTATGAAGATTGATTCGCCTGGGAAATTAGGACCGGGTCTAAATATAGATCAGGATGTGATTCGGAAACAGATATTAGCAGCCAAACAG AAAAAGTTAGAAGAAGCCAAGAAGACATCCCCTATCCGCACACCAATGACGTCAcag ATAAAGAAAACTTATGGTTCTGGAGGACAGCAAGTGACAGAGAAGACTATAATTACTCCTTCAGGACAAAAGATTATTCAGCGCACTATTCAAAGACCAGCAGGACAAGGGGTTGAAGGAAAGTCACCTGTCACCATACTCAACAAGAAACTGGCACAG GGCGACAGTTTACTGCGGCGCGGCGGGTCAGGCCGGGGGCGCGGCCGCGGCGGTTATTCTGTAGCTACGGCCGGCGGGAACATTGTTCGGATCCGTGACAAAGTTCCTGTGTTAGACTTCGAGCAG TCGGATGCGTCATCTGACACGTCTGATGGCATCGAGGATCCGTTCCCGCGCCACCTGGGTCCGCTGCCGCCTCCGAGCCCGGAGCGCGAGCTGACGCTGTGTCCCCTGACGGGGCGGCGCCTGGCGCGCGCCGAGGGCGAGCCCACGCCGCCGCCGACACCATCGCCGCCGCCAACACCACCACCAGCCCCCGAAGCGCTGGCCGGTACTATGCTTATGAAG GTCGAAATGTCTCCTGGTGGCACAACTGGAATGCTGGTACAAGGAGATGGTGCTCAACCCTCACTTCCTGTACTTACTGATGAAGATGGTACGGAAGTAAAAGTGGAGGCCAGTGCTGTCAAACAATTATTAGAAGGGGGAGTTGGAGTTGACGACGGTGAAGAGGTTGGATTACTACACTCAGGACACACGCCTATCATGATCAGAGGAGAAGATGGAGTCCTATATCAG GTCGCAGGCGAAAATGAAGCAGGTCAAACGCTACTTGTAGCTGCTGAGGGAGTCGAAGGTGCCGTAGAGGGCGTGGAAGGCGCAGTTGAAGGCGACGGTGACGTCATGTACGTCACGAGAGAGGATGGACAG GTGTTGGCGATCGATCCCTCTCAGCTGGCGCAGTTAATGCCCGGAGGCGAGACGGCGCCCGCGCTGCAGCAGGTCGCCGTGCAAGTCGAGGGGGAGCCCGGGGAGGATGCCACGCAGGTCATCGCGCAGCTACTGCAGGCTGACCTACCATCACCCG GTGGAACACGAAGGGTGGTACTTATGTTGCCTGATGGCAGTTTGACAATGACTGAACTTGATAAAGAACAGTATGAATCAAtaacagaagctagtaaagcacaggaataa
- the LOC118268910 gene encoding uncharacterized protein LOC118268910 isoform X4, translated as MTSVEEGETPPEEVPAGNPDELTKNPTALKEAHEQMATLDVLVCGQCHSAFHFVEDFKEHKDANNCTGKSPVRDSNESKAQVWAFLLWKCSSVRDGSTVNTDNSWKLYQQWCRMAEAQRTAWITAGSNVQALSKFAHAKVMEVKTEDQLVPVQTPVQHEVKRRGRPRKTPKPELNESVRNAQERVPPEERIARRTERQGDPTEAGEYVVEKILAKRFNPRRKQYEYLLKWEGYPHEQNTWEPVENMETCKHLLEAFEKQLARQKELKALRAQQQQQQQHPVQVKQISTPLPQVVKQVVKKSDSPAVTPSGRLQRTSKVRALDQVKAWCGAEDGEPAAKKVKKELSSEDEDYSDPDSTKADKKLLNGQSSPTKSTLDPELVKSLGLAGKGMPNIKGVIKVDPKHMPNLTTGVYIMSKSSGIMKIDSPGKLGPGLNIDQDVIRKQILAAKQKKLEEAKKTSPIRTPMTSQIKKTYGSGGQQVTEKTIITPSGQKIIQRTIQRPAGQGVEGKSPVTILNKKLAQGDSLLRRGGSGRGRGRGGYSVATAGGNIVRIRDKVPVLDFEQSDASSDTSDGIEDPFPRHLGPLPPPSPERELTLCPLTGRRLARAEGEPTPPPTPSPPPTPPPAPEALAGTMLMKVEMSPGGTTGMLVQGDGAQPSLPVLTDEDGTEVKVEASAVKQLLEGGVGVDDGEEVGLLHSGHTPIMIRGEDGVLYQVAGENEAGQTLLVAAEGVEGAVEGVEGAVEGDGDVMYVTREDGQEVLAIDPSQLAQLMPGGETAPALQQVAVQVEGEPGEDATQVIAQLLQADLPSPGGTRRVVLMLPDGSLTMTELDKEQYESITEASKAQE; from the exons ATGACTTCGGTAGAAGAAGGCGAGACGCCACCTGAAGAGGTGCCGGCGGGAAATCCAGATGAGCTAACTAAAAACCCGACAGCTCTGAAAG AGGCTCATGAGCAAATGGCAACTCTAGATGTTTTGGTGTGTGGCCAGTGCCACTCAGCATTCCATTTTGTTGAGGATTTTAAAGAACACAAAGATGCCAACAATTGTACTGGAAAATCTCCAGTTAGAGATAGT AATGAAAGTAAAGCGCAAGTGTGGGCTTTCCTTCTATGGAAGTGCTCATCTGTCCGAGATGGCTCCACTGTGAATACAGACAACAGCTGGAAGTTATACCAACAGTGGTGCCGCATGGCGGAGGCCCAAAGGACTGCCTGGATTACAGCCGGATCTAATGTACAGGCCCTGTCTAAATTTGCACATGCTAAAGTT aTGGAAGTTAAGACCGAAGATCAACTGGTTCCTGTTCAAACACCAGTACAGCATGAAGTTAAGAGACGAGGCAGACCGAGGAAGACACCCAAGCCG GAGTTGAATGAGTCTGTGCGTAATGCCCAAGAGCGAGTACCACCTGAAGAGCGGATTGCGCGTCGTACTGAGCGCCAGGGCGATCCAACTGAGGCTGGAGAATATGTTGTCGAGAAGATCTTGGCCAAGCGATTTAATCCACGTCGGAAGCAGTATGAATACCTGCTCAAATGGGAAGGATATCCACA TGAGCAAAATACTTGGGAACCAGTGGAAAATATGGAGACTTGTAAACATTTATTGGAGGCTTTTGAAAAGCAGCTGGCACGACAGAAGGAGCTGAAGGCTCTTAGAGCtcagcaacaacaacagcagcagCACCCAGTACAG GTGAAACAAATTAGTACACCCTTGCCTCAAGTTGTCAAGCAAGTGGTAAAGAAATCTGACAGTCCTGCTGTTACACCATCTGG gcGTCTTCAGCGCACAAGTAAAGTTCGCGCTTTAGATCAGGTCAAGGCATGGTGTGGTGCTGAGGATGGTGAACCAGCTGCCAAGAAAGTGAAAAAGGAATTATCTAGTGAAGATGAGGACTACTCTGACCCTGACTCAACTAAAG CTGACAAGAAATTGCTGAATGGTCAATCTTCGCCGACCAAGTCCACTCTGGACCCTGAGCTGGTGAAATCACTCGGTCTTGCGGGAAAAGGCATGCCGAACATAAAGGGCGTCATTAAAGTTGACCCTAAGCATATGCCTAATCTTACCACAG GTGTCTATATAATGTCGAAGAGTTCAGGAATTATGAAGATTGATTCGCCTGGGAAATTAGGACCGGGTCTAAATATAGATCAGGATGTGATTCGGAAACAGATATTAGCAGCCAAACAG AAAAAGTTAGAAGAAGCCAAGAAGACATCCCCTATCCGCACACCAATGACGTCAcag ATAAAGAAAACTTATGGTTCTGGAGGACAGCAAGTGACAGAGAAGACTATAATTACTCCTTCAGGACAAAAGATTATTCAGCGCACTATTCAAAGACCAGCAGGACAAGGGGTTGAAGGAAAGTCACCTGTCACCATACTCAACAAGAAACTGGCACAG GGCGACAGTTTACTGCGGCGCGGCGGGTCAGGCCGGGGGCGCGGCCGCGGCGGTTATTCTGTAGCTACGGCCGGCGGGAACATTGTTCGGATCCGTGACAAAGTTCCTGTGTTAGACTTCGAGCAG TCGGATGCGTCATCTGACACGTCTGATGGCATCGAGGATCCGTTCCCGCGCCACCTGGGTCCGCTGCCGCCTCCGAGCCCGGAGCGCGAGCTGACGCTGTGTCCCCTGACGGGGCGGCGCCTGGCGCGCGCCGAGGGCGAGCCCACGCCGCCGCCGACACCATCGCCGCCGCCAACACCACCACCAGCCCCCGAAGCGCTGGCCGGTACTATGCTTATGAAG GTCGAAATGTCTCCTGGTGGCACAACTGGAATGCTGGTACAAGGAGATGGTGCTCAACCCTCACTTCCTGTACTTACTGATGAAGATGGTACGGAAGTAAAAGTGGAGGCCAGTGCTGTCAAACAATTATTAGAAGGGGGAGTTGGAGTTGACGACGGTGAAGAGGTTGGATTACTACACTCAGGACACACGCCTATCATGATCAGAGGAGAAGATGGAGTCCTATATCAG GTCGCAGGCGAAAATGAAGCAGGTCAAACGCTACTTGTAGCTGCTGAGGGAGTCGAAGGTGCCGTAGAGGGCGTGGAAGGCGCAGTTGAAGGCGACGGTGACGTCATGTACGTCACGAGAGAGGATGGACAG GAGGTGTTGGCGATCGATCCCTCTCAGCTGGCGCAGTTAATGCCCGGAGGCGAGACGGCGCCCGCGCTGCAGCAGGTCGCCGTGCAAGTCGAGGGGGAGCCCGGGGAGGATGCCACGCAGGTCATCGCGCAGCTACTGCAGGCTGACCTACCATCACCCG GTGGAACACGAAGGGTGGTACTTATGTTGCCTGATGGCAGTTTGACAATGACTGAACTTGATAAAGAACAGTATGAATCAAtaacagaagctagtaaagcacaggaataa
- the LOC118268910 gene encoding uncharacterized protein LOC118268910 isoform X2, protein MTSVEEGETPPEEVPAGNPDELTKNPTALKEAHEQMATLDVLVCGQCHSAFHFVEDFKEHKDANNCTGKSPVRDSNESKAQVWAFLLWKCSSVRDGSTVNTDNSWKLYQQWCRMAEAQRTAWITAGSNVQALSKFAHAKVMEVKTEDQLVPVQTPVQHEVKRRGRPRKTPKPEDSETQPSGEESDDIVKASPGLKNVQKVPIPQNLNKSKELNESVRNAQERVPPEERIARRTERQGDPTEAGEYVVEKILAKRFNPRRKQYEYLLKWEGYPHEQNTWEPVENMETCKHLLEAFEKQLARQKELKALRAQQQQQQQHPVQVKQISTPLPQVVKQVVKKSDSPAVTPSGRLQRTSKVRALDQVKAWCGAEDGEPAAKKVKKELSSEDEDYSDPDSTKADKKLLNGQSSPTKSTLDPELVKSLGLAGKGMPNIKGVIKVDPKHMPNLTTGVYIMSKSSGIMKIDSPGKLGPGLNIDQDVIRKQILAAKQKKLEEAKKTSPIRTPMTSQIKKTYGSGGQQVTEKTIITPSGQKIIQRTIQRPAGQGVEGKSPVTILNKKLAQGDSLLRRGGSGRGRGRGGYSVATAGGNIVRIRDKVPVLDFEQSDASSDTSDGIEDPFPRHLGPLPPPSPERELTLCPLTGRRLARAEGEPTPPPTPSPPPTPPPAPEALAGTMLMKVEMSPGGTTGMLVQGDGAQPSLPVLTDEDGTEVKVEASAVKQLLEGGVGVDDGEEVGLLHSGHTPIMIRGEDGVLYQVAGENEAGQTLLVAAEGVEGAVEGVEGAVEGDGDVMYVTREDGQVLAIDPSQLAQLMPGGETAPALQQVAVQVEGEPGEDATQVIAQLLQADLPSPGGTRRVVLMLPDGSLTMTELDKEQYESITEASKAQE, encoded by the exons ATGACTTCGGTAGAAGAAGGCGAGACGCCACCTGAAGAGGTGCCGGCGGGAAATCCAGATGAGCTAACTAAAAACCCGACAGCTCTGAAAG AGGCTCATGAGCAAATGGCAACTCTAGATGTTTTGGTGTGTGGCCAGTGCCACTCAGCATTCCATTTTGTTGAGGATTTTAAAGAACACAAAGATGCCAACAATTGTACTGGAAAATCTCCAGTTAGAGATAGT AATGAAAGTAAAGCGCAAGTGTGGGCTTTCCTTCTATGGAAGTGCTCATCTGTCCGAGATGGCTCCACTGTGAATACAGACAACAGCTGGAAGTTATACCAACAGTGGTGCCGCATGGCGGAGGCCCAAAGGACTGCCTGGATTACAGCCGGATCTAATGTACAGGCCCTGTCTAAATTTGCACATGCTAAAGTT aTGGAAGTTAAGACCGAAGATCAACTGGTTCCTGTTCAAACACCAGTACAGCATGAAGTTAAGAGACGAGGCAGACCGAGGAAGACACCCAAGCCG GAGGACTCTGAAACACAACCCTCAGGGGAAGAAAGTGACGATATTGTTAAAGCTAGCCCTGGACTGAAGAATGTCCAAAAAGTACCAATACCACAAAATCTTAACAAATCTAAG GAGTTGAATGAGTCTGTGCGTAATGCCCAAGAGCGAGTACCACCTGAAGAGCGGATTGCGCGTCGTACTGAGCGCCAGGGCGATCCAACTGAGGCTGGAGAATATGTTGTCGAGAAGATCTTGGCCAAGCGATTTAATCCACGTCGGAAGCAGTATGAATACCTGCTCAAATGGGAAGGATATCCACA TGAGCAAAATACTTGGGAACCAGTGGAAAATATGGAGACTTGTAAACATTTATTGGAGGCTTTTGAAAAGCAGCTGGCACGACAGAAGGAGCTGAAGGCTCTTAGAGCtcagcaacaacaacagcagcagCACCCAGTACAG GTGAAACAAATTAGTACACCCTTGCCTCAAGTTGTCAAGCAAGTGGTAAAGAAATCTGACAGTCCTGCTGTTACACCATCTGG gcGTCTTCAGCGCACAAGTAAAGTTCGCGCTTTAGATCAGGTCAAGGCATGGTGTGGTGCTGAGGATGGTGAACCAGCTGCCAAGAAAGTGAAAAAGGAATTATCTAGTGAAGATGAGGACTACTCTGACCCTGACTCAACTAAAG CTGACAAGAAATTGCTGAATGGTCAATCTTCGCCGACCAAGTCCACTCTGGACCCTGAGCTGGTGAAATCACTCGGTCTTGCGGGAAAAGGCATGCCGAACATAAAGGGCGTCATTAAAGTTGACCCTAAGCATATGCCTAATCTTACCACAG GTGTCTATATAATGTCGAAGAGTTCAGGAATTATGAAGATTGATTCGCCTGGGAAATTAGGACCGGGTCTAAATATAGATCAGGATGTGATTCGGAAACAGATATTAGCAGCCAAACAG AAAAAGTTAGAAGAAGCCAAGAAGACATCCCCTATCCGCACACCAATGACGTCAcag ATAAAGAAAACTTATGGTTCTGGAGGACAGCAAGTGACAGAGAAGACTATAATTACTCCTTCAGGACAAAAGATTATTCAGCGCACTATTCAAAGACCAGCAGGACAAGGGGTTGAAGGAAAGTCACCTGTCACCATACTCAACAAGAAACTGGCACAG GGCGACAGTTTACTGCGGCGCGGCGGGTCAGGCCGGGGGCGCGGCCGCGGCGGTTATTCTGTAGCTACGGCCGGCGGGAACATTGTTCGGATCCGTGACAAAGTTCCTGTGTTAGACTTCGAGCAG TCGGATGCGTCATCTGACACGTCTGATGGCATCGAGGATCCGTTCCCGCGCCACCTGGGTCCGCTGCCGCCTCCGAGCCCGGAGCGCGAGCTGACGCTGTGTCCCCTGACGGGGCGGCGCCTGGCGCGCGCCGAGGGCGAGCCCACGCCGCCGCCGACACCATCGCCGCCGCCAACACCACCACCAGCCCCCGAAGCGCTGGCCGGTACTATGCTTATGAAG GTCGAAATGTCTCCTGGTGGCACAACTGGAATGCTGGTACAAGGAGATGGTGCTCAACCCTCACTTCCTGTACTTACTGATGAAGATGGTACGGAAGTAAAAGTGGAGGCCAGTGCTGTCAAACAATTATTAGAAGGGGGAGTTGGAGTTGACGACGGTGAAGAGGTTGGATTACTACACTCAGGACACACGCCTATCATGATCAGAGGAGAAGATGGAGTCCTATATCAG GTCGCAGGCGAAAATGAAGCAGGTCAAACGCTACTTGTAGCTGCTGAGGGAGTCGAAGGTGCCGTAGAGGGCGTGGAAGGCGCAGTTGAAGGCGACGGTGACGTCATGTACGTCACGAGAGAGGATGGACAG GTGTTGGCGATCGATCCCTCTCAGCTGGCGCAGTTAATGCCCGGAGGCGAGACGGCGCCCGCGCTGCAGCAGGTCGCCGTGCAAGTCGAGGGGGAGCCCGGGGAGGATGCCACGCAGGTCATCGCGCAGCTACTGCAGGCTGACCTACCATCACCCG GTGGAACACGAAGGGTGGTACTTATGTTGCCTGATGGCAGTTTGACAATGACTGAACTTGATAAAGAACAGTATGAATCAAtaacagaagctagtaaagcacaggaataa
- the LOC118268910 gene encoding uncharacterized protein LOC118268910 isoform X6, with the protein MTSVEEGETPPEEVPAGNPDELTKNPTALKEAHEQMATLDVLVCGQCHSAFHFVEDFKEHKDANNCTGKSPVRDSNESKAQVWAFLLWKCSSVRDGSTVNTDNSWKLYQQWCRMAEAQRTAWITAGSNVQALSKFAHAKVMEVKTEDQLVPVQTPVQHEVKRRGRPRKTPKPEDSETQPSGEESDDIVKASPGLKNVQKVPIPQNLNKSKELNESVRNAQERVPPEERIARRTERQGDPTEAGEYVVEKILAKRFNPRRKQYEYLLKWEGYPHEQNTWEPVENMETCKHLLEAFEKQLARQKELKALRAQQQQQQQHPVQVKQISTPLPQVVKQVVKKSDSPAVTPSGRLQRTSKVRALDQVKAWCGAEDGEPAAKKVKKELSSEDEDYSDPDSTKGVYIMSKSSGIMKIDSPGKLGPGLNIDQDVIRKQILAAKQKKLEEAKKTSPIRTPMTSQIKKTYGSGGQQVTEKTIITPSGQKIIQRTIQRPAGQGVEGKSPVTILNKKLAQGDSLLRRGGSGRGRGRGGYSVATAGGNIVRIRDKVPVLDFEQSDASSDTSDGIEDPFPRHLGPLPPPSPERELTLCPLTGRRLARAEGEPTPPPTPSPPPTPPPAPEALAGTMLMKVEMSPGGTTGMLVQGDGAQPSLPVLTDEDGTEVKVEASAVKQLLEGGVGVDDGEEVGLLHSGHTPIMIRGEDGVLYQVAGENEAGQTLLVAAEGVEGAVEGVEGAVEGDGDVMYVTREDGQEVLAIDPSQLAQLMPGGETAPALQQVAVQVEGEPGEDATQVIAQLLQADLPSPGGTRRVVLMLPDGSLTMTELDKEQYESITEASKAQE; encoded by the exons ATGACTTCGGTAGAAGAAGGCGAGACGCCACCTGAAGAGGTGCCGGCGGGAAATCCAGATGAGCTAACTAAAAACCCGACAGCTCTGAAAG AGGCTCATGAGCAAATGGCAACTCTAGATGTTTTGGTGTGTGGCCAGTGCCACTCAGCATTCCATTTTGTTGAGGATTTTAAAGAACACAAAGATGCCAACAATTGTACTGGAAAATCTCCAGTTAGAGATAGT AATGAAAGTAAAGCGCAAGTGTGGGCTTTCCTTCTATGGAAGTGCTCATCTGTCCGAGATGGCTCCACTGTGAATACAGACAACAGCTGGAAGTTATACCAACAGTGGTGCCGCATGGCGGAGGCCCAAAGGACTGCCTGGATTACAGCCGGATCTAATGTACAGGCCCTGTCTAAATTTGCACATGCTAAAGTT aTGGAAGTTAAGACCGAAGATCAACTGGTTCCTGTTCAAACACCAGTACAGCATGAAGTTAAGAGACGAGGCAGACCGAGGAAGACACCCAAGCCG GAGGACTCTGAAACACAACCCTCAGGGGAAGAAAGTGACGATATTGTTAAAGCTAGCCCTGGACTGAAGAATGTCCAAAAAGTACCAATACCACAAAATCTTAACAAATCTAAG GAGTTGAATGAGTCTGTGCGTAATGCCCAAGAGCGAGTACCACCTGAAGAGCGGATTGCGCGTCGTACTGAGCGCCAGGGCGATCCAACTGAGGCTGGAGAATATGTTGTCGAGAAGATCTTGGCCAAGCGATTTAATCCACGTCGGAAGCAGTATGAATACCTGCTCAAATGGGAAGGATATCCACA TGAGCAAAATACTTGGGAACCAGTGGAAAATATGGAGACTTGTAAACATTTATTGGAGGCTTTTGAAAAGCAGCTGGCACGACAGAAGGAGCTGAAGGCTCTTAGAGCtcagcaacaacaacagcagcagCACCCAGTACAG GTGAAACAAATTAGTACACCCTTGCCTCAAGTTGTCAAGCAAGTGGTAAAGAAATCTGACAGTCCTGCTGTTACACCATCTGG gcGTCTTCAGCGCACAAGTAAAGTTCGCGCTTTAGATCAGGTCAAGGCATGGTGTGGTGCTGAGGATGGTGAACCAGCTGCCAAGAAAGTGAAAAAGGAATTATCTAGTGAAGATGAGGACTACTCTGACCCTGACTCAACTAAAG GTGTCTATATAATGTCGAAGAGTTCAGGAATTATGAAGATTGATTCGCCTGGGAAATTAGGACCGGGTCTAAATATAGATCAGGATGTGATTCGGAAACAGATATTAGCAGCCAAACAG AAAAAGTTAGAAGAAGCCAAGAAGACATCCCCTATCCGCACACCAATGACGTCAcag ATAAAGAAAACTTATGGTTCTGGAGGACAGCAAGTGACAGAGAAGACTATAATTACTCCTTCAGGACAAAAGATTATTCAGCGCACTATTCAAAGACCAGCAGGACAAGGGGTTGAAGGAAAGTCACCTGTCACCATACTCAACAAGAAACTGGCACAG GGCGACAGTTTACTGCGGCGCGGCGGGTCAGGCCGGGGGCGCGGCCGCGGCGGTTATTCTGTAGCTACGGCCGGCGGGAACATTGTTCGGATCCGTGACAAAGTTCCTGTGTTAGACTTCGAGCAG TCGGATGCGTCATCTGACACGTCTGATGGCATCGAGGATCCGTTCCCGCGCCACCTGGGTCCGCTGCCGCCTCCGAGCCCGGAGCGCGAGCTGACGCTGTGTCCCCTGACGGGGCGGCGCCTGGCGCGCGCCGAGGGCGAGCCCACGCCGCCGCCGACACCATCGCCGCCGCCAACACCACCACCAGCCCCCGAAGCGCTGGCCGGTACTATGCTTATGAAG GTCGAAATGTCTCCTGGTGGCACAACTGGAATGCTGGTACAAGGAGATGGTGCTCAACCCTCACTTCCTGTACTTACTGATGAAGATGGTACGGAAGTAAAAGTGGAGGCCAGTGCTGTCAAACAATTATTAGAAGGGGGAGTTGGAGTTGACGACGGTGAAGAGGTTGGATTACTACACTCAGGACACACGCCTATCATGATCAGAGGAGAAGATGGAGTCCTATATCAG GTCGCAGGCGAAAATGAAGCAGGTCAAACGCTACTTGTAGCTGCTGAGGGAGTCGAAGGTGCCGTAGAGGGCGTGGAAGGCGCAGTTGAAGGCGACGGTGACGTCATGTACGTCACGAGAGAGGATGGACAG GAGGTGTTGGCGATCGATCCCTCTCAGCTGGCGCAGTTAATGCCCGGAGGCGAGACGGCGCCCGCGCTGCAGCAGGTCGCCGTGCAAGTCGAGGGGGAGCCCGGGGAGGATGCCACGCAGGTCATCGCGCAGCTACTGCAGGCTGACCTACCATCACCCG GTGGAACACGAAGGGTGGTACTTATGTTGCCTGATGGCAGTTTGACAATGACTGAACTTGATAAAGAACAGTATGAATCAAtaacagaagctagtaaagcacaggaataa